From Amyelois transitella isolate CPQ chromosome 9, ilAmyTran1.1, whole genome shotgun sequence:
CCATATTGATGGACTCAAAATTAAAGGCCGCAGACCGGACGAAGTGGAAAGACATATGTTGGAAAGCGGACCCCAGGTCCCAAAGCACTCtggtggagggtgcaactgggaatgataaaagatgagagagagatacCTTTCCTATTGAAGTTGTAGATCACCAGTAAGCCTATAGGCGAGTTTAAAACAGATCTGCACTGTCAAATCAATTCACTTCTAAGCCAGTGGTAAGTAAGAGCTACTGGTAGTTAATCTAACTTGTAAGAGCTTTGAGAATTAGTAGCAAAGAACGCACACATTTACAATATAGATCGAGATACCTGtctagaatagaaccactccattttctttccatggatgtagtaaaaggcgactaagggattcatgaacttgagattcctcttttaggagataggctagcaacctgtcactattggaatcgtaattctatcattaagcctaacagctgaacgtagcctttcagtctttcaagaccgctggctctgtctactgcgCAAGAGCATATATGTATGAGtgtttgtatgtgtgtgtgtgtatccaGTCTCAAAGGAGGTTCGAGACTTAGGTTTTGGGAAAATAACTCAAAAATACGAAAAGAAAATTTGGATAGACATCTGCGAGTGAGCAACTAGAACGTTAACCCTTCCTCACCAACTTTCACCACCACACTTTCACCCCCGCCCCGGCGACCCCTTAACCAGCACGAGCGTGTAACAAAGAGGATCTGTCACCAATGACGTAACTTCATTGATATTCCTAACATTGTTCACTGCGGTGCGTTGCATTTGGGTATGCGTAACGTGAGCTGCGGTTTGATTGGAGGCGTGTAAGTCACAAGCGTTATGACCTGGAATTTTAAGGTCTAATGTAGAATTATTAAAGTATCATAGTCATCCGTAGAAATCGTATAATCGTAAGCTGATAGGGAGAAAACAGATAGGCAGACTttataactttgaaaagaCATTATTATTGACATCCTCACCTTTACCGGCCTTTAAACAGCTGCAGTAGGTACTTAGATTGGGAATCGGCTTCATGTTCACTGCTAGTGGTGCTGACTGTCATTTCTAGAGAGGTTTTCTTCAAGCATATTATGGTAGTTAAGTTCAGAATTCTAATAAATGTAATTGATTTGTCAACTACTCGTAATACGGCTTATTCGAACAAAGCTCTAAATAAGAACTTGAAAAAGAAAGGCCTGAATCGCATATTTAGAAATCtaaactgccgtgtggtttcgggcactttagaatagaaccactccatatgatttccatgaatgtcgtaaaaagagactaagggatatgcttataaactcggatttccacttgtaggcgatgggctagtagcctgtcactatttgaatctcaatcccattatgaagccatacagctgagcttGGCCTTTaggtcttttcaaggctgttggctctgtctaccccgcaaggtatgtagacgtaactatacgtatgtatatagatacatGTAAATGTGATAGATACATGTTGAAGAGGTTTTTTTACTTTGCGGATAACTATAACGATTAAACTACTTTGAATCTCTATCAATCAGGCGTTAGCCTTACATCCACAGCCGTAGTTAGAGGACACAGCGGAGGCCCGACCTTGTGGTAGCGAGTCCAATATTTACTGACGATAAATACTCAACTTTTGGCTGTTGGGTGTTGAAGATACACATAATTACGTGATGATCACGGGTCAGGGGTATTGAACATTTGTGTTACCGTGAGACGAATAGTAAGCATGTGTTGAAGGTAATTTGAACTTTTGAGCAATAATATATCGTTGATCACAGTAAATATCATTTTATGAGGTAGAATATGTGTTCACAGAAACTGTACCTAAATACTTAAGGCCTACATTGTAtccatattcaaggaataaatgattatgataacCGAttcaagagatatagacgtgaccatatgtatgtatgtatgtatgtatcaccgATTCAACCACCGGCGTTCTAAACAGGGCATCAAACGTTAAACGTCCTTGCTTAGACTATCACACTGAATTACTTTTCCAATGGGGCCGTATAGCTGTACATTTTGTCTTCATACGGgcgccatatttttttaaagtttcaatTTTACCAGATGCGAATGTTCTTGGTTATGGCAGTCATATGTACGTCTGACTGAATaggcttaaaaaaatattttaaaacatcatttttctttttgaaataaatccgccattgcaagtgatttatttcattcataactttgtagtactatttcttgtaactgtgtaaattattATGGAATTATATGCAATAAGgatattacacaaaaataaacaacacaaAATTGAATTCTAATTTTTCCAGAAAATTCCTCCGGATTTTTATCTGCAACCAATTTTACACAGTAAGTACAGGCAACCTCATATCAATTTACCTTCCATGGAACTTTAGAACGGCAATACTTAGAGGCTAATTTGAAGATGTGTTTGATGTGCTtttgtttgtacatttttcacaaaaatgtgaCCAACTATGACATTTTTCGAATTAAGTACATGTTTATTATCGcattaattgtaataatacttaaaaatgtCACAGGTAATCCTTGACCCTCGCCAGATGTATCATAAAGAATGATAATGACATCCAAGTTGGAAGTTCCAACTACAATTAATGTTCTGTCAAAATACGATCTTGGTATGAGTATATAATATGTTGTCGTAatttttctgagacggattttaacgattTCTATGACCGATTGTGAAATATACTATGTGATGTCATATTCACACATGCGGACATGCGATTTCATACTcctaaaagcaataaaatatagtttaaaaaaaactaataaactacgcttttattgctaatcgaactaaaaaatagaaaataaaaattaatgacaaaggaattttaaaacagtagcaagtcgaacaatcagttatagtcaattacctccgattaaaattataacaaaattaaatttataaacaaaacaatttaaatcggagtaaaaagcgtggggtgcattttacttcattttcataactctcttgtcataaatatatgctaatagaatgattttaatatttactacatcaagcaccccacgctttttactccgatttaaattgttttgtttataaatttaattttgttataattttaatcggaggtaatttgACTATAAAGTACACCACCTTAGTATTGTAGGTTTTTCTATATCACTTACTGCGGGCGTACGCTCCTAAAATTGTGAGTGTTTACTATATCACATAAACTACAGACATcctaaacttatttttacatttatttccaGTGGTTCCTCCGCTACCCGCCTCGAAAGTCTCTAGTCCGTCGCCAGCGCACCATACCGGCCGAGATGCCGTTCCCATGCGCAGACGCACTGAGCTACGGCCGCAGCCAATCCCCGCCCACCTCCGTGCACAGACTGCGACCTGGTGATATTGATGTGGTGGCTGCGATTGGCGACTCCTTGGTTGCTGGCAGTGGAGCGATGGAGGAGCATGCTTTGGGCGCCATTATCGAGTACAGAGGAGTTTCATGGTGTGCAGGTAATCTTAATTTATAACAGGACTAACCTCTCATCCTATTATTCACACACCAAATCGCTATGCACACCATCTATTTGCCACGACTTGCACACTTACACATACTGTCTAACATTCATTCGTACCgtcactttatttttgtttctttataataatgtataaatatcgTACATCCACATACTAGTAGTCTTTATGTATAACTTTTAAGGAAGTAGCAGGCCATTCCCAACACAAGTATCATTTGATTACTTACTGGGAATACCTTGCATAATTATTGAAACCAAGATTActgcaataaagaatattttttttttcatctataGTTCAGACTCGCTTAATACAATACTTTGGCCATGTGAATATAGGCGTAATAAATCCATAGAGCGACTGGCCGTGCGGAGTAAAGTGGAGGGGAAACCACATTAAtctggaatcgagattcagtttgtgacaggttgctagcccatcgcctaaaagaataattttctttaatcgGCGCACACACAATAGTTTTCTTCGCTATTAAACCAGCTTGGAAGCTTCAGCAGTCAAGTCCTCGAAAAGTAACTTATATAGACAATCTTACTTTTAGTCTTAATCTGAACATGACCATTAACttaaattatcataaattgtgccgtgtggttcccggcaccaatacaaaaaagaatagaaaacctgtcactatttgaatctcaattctatcattaagcaaaatagctgaacgtggccattcagtcttttcaagacggttggctctgtctaccccgcaagggatatagacgtgaccatatgtaatgtaatgtaatcaTGAATTGTCAATAACAATTTCAGGTGGCGACGGGACTTGGCGGGAATTCCTGACTCTCCCGAACATCCTGAAGGAATTCAATCCTGGCATCCGAGGATACTCGACCGGTACCGGAGAATGGCTGGTCAGGAACGCGAGGTTCAATGTTGCTTTCCCAGTAGCCTCTGATGAAGATGCCCTTAAGCAAGCCAAGGTATTGATGAAACAGTAAAGAATAAAGTGAGAATAAAAAGAGCAGGCGCCTTGGTTAGGTTATAAGAGATCCAATTTTTCACCCAATTTAAAGCTGTCATTCATCAGAACAGGTGTATTGAAAACCAATTCAATAATAGATTAAGTTGGCTGCGGCTTCACTGAGGCGGAGACGTCCGGAGCGGAGAGGAGACGTGTGGGGATCGACCATATCATATTACATGAATTCCACATCACGTCTTCGCTCCGCTTCAATGGAAACAGTCAAGCGGAGACGAGTGCCGAAGTGACGTGTTGAAATCGACATCTCTGCTCCTCAGCTCCGCTCGTCTCCGCCTCAGTGGAATCACGTACCTCTTTTCACAGCTCTGCTCCTCTAAGCTCCACTCGTCTCTACCTCAGTGGAGCCGCAGCCTATGGTTCATTGAGATATTGCCTTGTGTGTAAAGAGTCTCTTATCTGGAAGGAAGAATCCATGGTGTTTGTATCATTGTTGTGATTTCAATTCAGTTATCTGAAGGTCCAGACTTTctctcgatgttttctttcATAAGTCACTTACTTAAAGTATTGAATTACGAAAGAGTGTAATGAATTCGTGTGAGGATTTTTTCCTATCGGGCAAACTCTGCAGGTAGGTTAAGGATGATTTTTCCTGTCTATTATCTGctgatgtatttatataacatcTTCCAGATAATCGTTAACCGCATGCGAGCCTCTCCCGACATTGATATTGCGAACCACTGGAAGATGATCACAGTCTTCATCGGAGCCAACGACATTTGCTCAGCGTCCTGCCTCTCACCCGTCTCGTGGTCACCAGCAGCTCATGCCGCGAAGTTGGCGAAAGCCCTGGATTATCTGCAAACTCATCTACCTAGGACTCTAGTCAATTTAGTGCCAGTACTAGGTGAGATAGTAGTAGGAAACTTTTTAATGTCAAGACTAACATTGTCACTAAAAAGTTGACTTATTTATCAGTCGATTATTCCATGACCGAGATAGTATCTTAATGATCTTAAAAACTAGACGACTAGTTGTTAACAACTAGAATCTTCCAGGAGTCGTCGAAAGGACTTCGTGTCAAGACACACTAAATCGACAACtaaataagtatgtacatGTAACTTTTTAGGACAAAGGTtaagcattgccattcaatgCAAATGATTTTTAGGGACTACGCAATTTagtttgggcatcattgaagcccccaAGGATGTGAAATTCTCCCCCTttgtttttccaaattttccattatttttttactccttatagttgcagcgtgatgttaacCTAAAGCCTCctttgataaatggtctattcaacgcaaaaagaatttcacaaatagaaccaatagttcctgagattagcgcgttcaaacaaacaaacaaacaaactcttcagctttataatattagtatagattattttttcgctcgtaatagttgcagcgtgatgttatatatccTAAAGCCTCCTttgataaatggtttattcaacgcaaaaagaatttcacAAATAGAACCAGTAGgtcctgagattaacgcgttcaaacaaacaaataaacaaactcttcagctttatagacggcctctgtggcgcagcggtagtacgcttgtctgcgacaccggaggtccccggttcgaatcccggtcagggcatgatgagaaaagaacttattctgattgtcctgggtcttggatgtttatcaatataagtatttgttataaaatatagtatcgttgagtaagtatctcgtaacacaagtttcgaacttacttcggagctaactcgatctgtgtaatttgtcccgtatatatttatttatttataatatcagtacaTAGATGTAAACGTCGTAATTGCAGACGTGTCGGTGTCAGTGCGCGTGCGCCGCCCGCCCATGTGCCGGCTGATGCACCCGCTGTTCTGCGCGTGCTTCCACCAGCGCGGCGGCGAGCTGCCCAGCATGGTGCGCATGTCTCGCCTCTACCAGAAAGCGGAGCAGATGctggtaggtatataataataaactagctgtgcccgcgatttaGTCCgcttggaatagttattttgggcatcgttGAAGCCGTCAAGGATGAATTTTCAGCGTTATTTcacatttaacattatttttttgcccCTTATAGTTGCCCCTttgtaaactgtatgcatgaagctttaaaagagaaaggaatgaaagtgaacgtaagtaaaactaaaacactggtttttgaaatggagaaagaaatgacagcatgtaatattttgattggaggagaaaaagttgagcaagtgaaagagtttgtatatctaggatcaaagtttacatcagatggcaagtgtgatagtgatattgaaaggagagtgaacgcggggaacatggtgaatggagctttgcatgcctttatgagcagtcagaaactatccaaaaaggctcgactggctgtgcacaggggcgtgttggtcccgacattaatgtatgggagtgaaagttgggtatggcaaaagaagcacgaaagcagaataaatgcagtggaaatgagagcgttaaggagtatgttgggtgtgaaattgagtgaccggataaggaacagcgtgataagggaatgttgtgatgtgaaagaagatgtagttacaggaatagaaaagggtatgttgagatggttcggtcatgtggagaggatgaatgaaaacaggttgactaagcagatatacaaggagagtgtggagggaaaggtcggggtgggaagacctagacgaacatatcttgatcaaattaaggacgtcctggtgaagggtcaggtcaaaagtgcccgaaaccgccgagcttgcatgaagagagttatgaatgtggatgaagcaaaggaagtatgcagggatcgtggcaagtggaaagaggtagtctctgcctacccctccgggaaagaggcgtgagtttatgtatgtatgtatgtatgtatagttgcagcgtgatgtatgATAAGTGGTCTAttcaaaggaaaaatattttttcaattcgaaccagtagttcctgagattaaattaaatgaattggaaatactgataagccacgctatttagcccatcgcctaaaagaaacctaccccttagtcgccttttacgacatccatgggagagagatgaagtggtcctattcttttttctattggtgccgggtaccacactgcactatatatatatatatatatatacggatatagacatgattgtatgtatgtatgtatgcatgtttgtatgtatgtatgtatgtacaaccgTCTTTCCACAGGTGGACAGCGGCCGCTACAACACCCGAGAAGACTTCACGGTGGTGATGCAGCCGTTCATGCGGCTGTTCAACGCGCCGTTCCCGCCGACGCCGCCGCTGCCGCTGGTCATACACCAATCCTACATCACGCACGATTGTTTCCACTTCTCGCAGAAAGGACACGCTTTGGGTATGaattacatacgtacatacatttggTCTACATCtcttgtgggatagacagagccaatagtctcaaaaagactgaggGGCTAAGTTCAGCTGCtcgacttaatgatagaattgagattcaaatattgacaggttgctaacccaacgcctaaaagaagaatctcgaattaataagcctaacccttagtcaccttttacgacatccatgggaaagagatggagtggtcctattcttttttgtattcgtgccgggaaccacacggcattatttatttgtatattctttattgtaataattacaatttgtaaagtacacaAGACCTAACACCAACGGACAGCCAGGGAGGGATTTACTTGGTCTGGGTCATGTGGATAGGATGCTAGTGGATTGGATTACTGGGCTATGGAGTGAGATACGAACATCTGCCTCGAGAATCTctcacatttattattattgtatacatacatacatattttcgcCATAGaaatgaggatgcaactgggactaaagtcAGGAAATTAAAGACCCCTtccagggtagacagagccagttaTCTTGAAAGAGtgataggacacgttcagctaaaagaattgagattcaaatagtgacagtttgctagcccatcgtctaaaagaagaatctcgaattaataagcctaacccttagtcgcctttcgtgacatccatggcaaagagatagagtcgtcttattattttttatattaatgccgggaaccacacgccacttGTAATTTTTGACATCTTAAATGCAATGACATATTAATATACCTTGAATAAaccttataattataaaaccttataattttgaatctcggttctatcattaagccaaatagctgaacgtggccattcagtcttttcaagactgttggctctgtctaccccgcaagggatatagacgtgatcatatgtatgtatgtatgtattaatatacctattgaCGGTctctatggcgcagcggtaatacgcttgtctgtgacaccggaggtccagggttcgaatcccggtcagggcatgatgagaaacgcactttctctaattggtctgggtcttggatgtttatctatataagtaggtatttattatgaaatatagtatcgttgagttagtatcccgtaacacaagtttcgaacttacttcgaggctaactcaatctgtgtaatttgtgcaaaaaaaaaaatatcgaattaatcagcctatcccttagtcgcctttcatgacatccatggcaaagagatagAGTCgtcttattattgtttatattaatgccgggaaccacacgccacttgtaatttttgactttcatgaaaatcgttggagccgtttcctagatcctgattatatatatacaatgtataatgtacaaatatgtaaatatatgtacaagaattgctcgtttcaATATATAAGATAACTAAATTCTCTTCAGCTGCAAATCTCCTGTGGAACAACTTGCTGGAGCCAGTCGGGAACAAGTCGCAGTCGTCGCCGCCCGTGCTCCTGCGCACGTTCCGCTGCccgccgcgcgccgcgcccTACATCTTCACCGCGAGGAACTCGGAGGCTTACTTCCGCACCGGAAGGCAAGATGGCGATGAGTTATGACAGGAACGCCTGTTTTTTTAAccgccttaaaaaaatgttggttctcagtttgtcttgtatgtatgtaatatttatacatactgtGTCATACTATAGGTACACACaatttaacatacaaacatacatacgtatccATGTTCGTATGTTTGCCCGCGATtgtctcgcgtttcgctgaaccgatttcgatgCGGTTTTCAGTGAGAAAGTATCGGTCGGTAAGtcggtaaatttaaaaaaattaccgaCTTCAAAGaaggaggatatcgattggaggcggtGATCTTTTTAGAAGAGTTATTTGTTCCGGAAACTTCTTTGCAATTGATGTTTTGGAGTATTTggatagttatttataaagttcAATGAAGCTGTAGTCATCAGCTCAGTCCATTGGAATCGAAGATCTTTGTTGAGACATGATGGTGATGGATTATGAGAGCACATTcaaaaaaaggtggttctcaCATACCATGGAGAATTGAACCGGTATACTTTAATGCTAGAAAGATGATACCTAATATTTTCAGCCCGGGTAGTAACCAGGATATGTGTGATCTGTGatgttgtaaataaaacttttatttacttttgacTTTAGTGTAAATATAcatcgtttaaaaatattctgtataGTAGTTGTTCtgaaatttaactgttaagaaAATTTTCCAAGGGCACAACTTAAACATTCCAATAGGAGTGATTCGTTCCCCGTGAAGAGACAGACATCCATATATTGTATGATAACGATAGATAGATACACTCTTTCttacaccaaaaaaaaagaaaatagaaaagaaaaggacAGGTTATGAGGTACAAAAgtggacttatcgctaaagcaatctcttccaatCAGCCTTAGGGTTAGGTAATATTTGCGTTGGCCAGTTGTTCTTGAACAAATCTCTCCGTtaattttacatgaaaaaCTGAAATTCCTGACTTTGTTTGTGCTTTTTTTGATACCTATAGGTATTACTCAtctattttaagaatatttagaaagtttttagaaatttattatttacatgtgAGGCTTTCATTTGCTGTAATAGAGTTCGGTGTTCAAGACGtcagatatttattttcttattttacatat
This genomic window contains:
- the LOC106132476 gene encoding phospholipase B1, membrane-associated, which gives rise to MMWFALWHFLLLSDVYAVVAGFNISVALDGLNDMWFLRYPPRKSLVRRQRTIPAEMPFPCADALSYGRSQSPPTSVHRLRPGDIDVVAAIGDSLVAGSGAMEEHALGAIIEYRGVSWCAGGDGTWREFLTLPNILKEFNPGIRGYSTGTGEWLVRNARFNVAFPVASDEDALKQAKIIVNRMRASPDIDIANHWKMITVFIGANDICSASCLSPVSWSPAAHAAKLAKALDYLQTHLPRTLVNLVPVLDVSVSVRVRRPPMCRLMHPLFCACFHQRGGELPSMVRMSRLYQKAEQMLVDSGRYNTREDFTVVMQPFMRLFNAPFPPTPPLPLVIHQSYITHDCFHFSQKGHALAANLLWNNLLEPVGNKSQSSPPVLLRTFRCPPRAAPYIFTARNSEAYFRTGRQDGDEL